The Rhodopseudomonas palustris genome window below encodes:
- a CDS encoding cyclopropane-fatty-acyl-phospholipid synthase family protein, with protein MSELVFLTPENVDAKLAGLPRVVRMALAFGARLRRGTLDVTLPDGRRFRMGGAEPGPAAEMRLHNYAFASRLINGGDIGIAEAYLAGDWDTPDLTQFLYLFCVNHELIQAMLGENPMMRFVQVVRHWFNRNTKRQARRNIYAHYDIGNAFYSAWLDPSMTYSSALFEDHTHDLTAAQINKYQRLAEAIDLRPGQRVLEIGCGWGGFAEYAAKNFDARVVGLTISKEQRDFAQERMQRAGLADKVEIRLQDYRDERGQYDRIASIEMIEAVGEQFWPRYFSQLRDRLLPGGLVGIQAITIQDRFFQAYRREVDFIQRYVFPGGMLPSPEILKSLGERFGVPVIRERIFGEDYAKTLATWRDNFREAWPTLTPLGFDDRFRRLWEYYLAYCEAGFLSGNIDVRQVVFAKTS; from the coding sequence ATGTCCGAGCTGGTGTTCCTGACCCCCGAAAATGTCGATGCGAAGCTCGCCGGGCTGCCGCGTGTGGTGCGGATGGCGCTGGCGTTCGGGGCGCGGCTGCGACGCGGCACGCTGGACGTCACCCTGCCCGACGGCCGGCGGTTCCGCATGGGCGGCGCCGAGCCGGGCCCCGCCGCGGAGATGCGGCTGCACAATTACGCCTTCGCCTCGCGGCTGATCAACGGTGGCGACATCGGCATCGCCGAGGCCTATCTCGCCGGCGATTGGGACACGCCGGACCTGACCCAGTTCCTGTATCTGTTCTGCGTCAATCACGAGCTGATCCAGGCGATGCTCGGCGAAAACCCGATGATGCGCTTCGTCCAGGTGGTCCGGCACTGGTTCAACCGCAACACCAAGCGGCAGGCGCGGCGCAACATCTACGCGCATTACGACATCGGCAACGCGTTCTATTCGGCCTGGCTCGATCCGAGCATGACCTATTCCTCGGCGCTGTTCGAGGACCACACCCACGACCTCACCGCGGCGCAGATCAACAAATATCAGCGGCTCGCCGAGGCGATCGACCTGCGGCCGGGCCAGAGGGTGCTCGAGATCGGCTGCGGCTGGGGCGGCTTTGCCGAATACGCCGCGAAGAACTTCGACGCCCGCGTCGTCGGCCTCACCATCAGCAAGGAGCAGCGCGACTTCGCCCAGGAGCGGATGCAGCGCGCCGGCCTCGCCGACAAGGTCGAGATCCGGCTGCAGGACTATCGCGACGAGCGCGGCCAGTACGACCGTATCGCTTCGATCGAGATGATAGAGGCGGTCGGCGAGCAGTTCTGGCCGCGCTACTTTTCACAATTGCGCGACCGGCTGCTGCCCGGCGGGCTGGTCGGGATTCAGGCGATCACGATTCAGGATCGCTTCTTCCAGGCCTATCGCCGCGAGGTCGATTTCATCCAGCGCTACGTCTTCCCCGGCGGAATGCTGCCGTCGCCGGAGATCCTGAAATCGCTCGGCGAGCGGTTCGGCGTGCCCGTCATCCGCGAGCGCATCTTCGGAGAAGATTATGCCAAGACGCTCGCGACCTGGAGAGACAATTTTCGCGAGGCGTGGCCGACCCTGACGCCGCTCGGCTTCGACGACCGCTTCCGCCGGCTATGGGAGTACTATCTCGCTTATTGCGAGGCCGGATTCCTGTCCGGCAATATCGACGTCCGCCAGGTGGTGTTCGCCAAGACGAGCTGA
- a CDS encoding DUF1365 domain-containing protein, which produces MTHPADKAPATTGGPPAAAAVLYFGDVMHARLKPMGHRFNYRVMSLLIDLDRLTEADRMTPLFGVNRRALYSFHEKDHGDRDGGTLRGYIERCASAQGVDLNGGRVLLLTYPRLLGYTFNPLSVYFCYGADGGLAMVVYEVRNTFGDIHSYALPVKPGEITAAGLRQAQDKLFYVSPFIEMAMRYHFRVSPPGDAVKVRILETDASGPLLSATFNGRRRPLSTASLLRSFVALPLMTIKVMAAIHWEALRLWIKGARLVPRPPAPPPTSGFAARPPDAYSNNT; this is translated from the coding sequence ATGACCCACCCCGCCGACAAGGCTCCAGCGACGACGGGCGGCCCGCCCGCTGCCGCAGCCGTGCTGTATTTCGGCGATGTGATGCACGCCCGGCTGAAGCCGATGGGCCATCGCTTCAACTACCGGGTGATGTCGCTGTTGATCGACCTCGACCGGCTTACCGAGGCGGACCGGATGACGCCGCTGTTCGGCGTCAATCGCCGCGCGCTGTACTCCTTTCACGAAAAGGATCACGGCGACCGCGACGGCGGCACGCTGCGCGGCTACATCGAGCGTTGCGCATCGGCGCAGGGCGTCGACCTCAATGGCGGCCGGGTGCTGCTGCTGACCTATCCGCGTCTGCTCGGCTACACCTTCAATCCATTGTCTGTGTATTTCTGCTACGGCGCCGATGGCGGCCTCGCGATGGTCGTCTACGAGGTCCGCAACACCTTCGGCGACATCCATTCTTATGCGCTGCCGGTGAAGCCCGGCGAGATCACCGCCGCCGGGCTGCGCCAGGCGCAGGACAAGCTGTTCTACGTCTCGCCCTTCATCGAGATGGCGATGCGCTACCATTTCCGTGTGTCGCCGCCCGGCGATGCCGTGAAAGTGCGCATCCTCGAGACCGATGCTTCCGGTCCACTGCTCTCCGCCACCTTCAACGGCCGTCGCCGACCGCTGTCGACCGCATCGCTGCTGCGCTCGTTCGTCGCGCTTCCGCTGATGACGATCAAGGTGATGGCGGCGATTCACTGGGAAGCGCTGCGGCTGTGGATCAAAGGTGCGCGATTGGTGCCGCGTCCGCCCGCGCCGCCGCCAACGAGCGGCTTTGCAGCGCGGCCTCCCGATGCTTATAGTAACAATACGTGA
- a CDS encoding ADP-ribosyltransferase domain-containing protein → MRGARFFDVLTRLIGLDEASRCLRKICKIDQLDAQFHEQISNFEALAFYVYSTANGWHSYINRELWSGHPNPDVTAFAEVLNTALGKIAAITGKPSTVFRGYHSEDLSAFSASYAEGQIVRFPAFTSASFSETSAFGGNVLFIIRALSARAIWWLSPNFHEEEALLPTDCSFQVIDKELRSLSAEARLVIILQELTRRP, encoded by the coding sequence ATTTTTCGATGTGCTGACGCGGTTGATCGGGCTTGACGAGGCCTCGCGATGCCTCCGAAAGATCTGCAAGATCGATCAACTCGATGCCCAATTTCACGAACAGATTTCTAACTTCGAGGCGCTCGCGTTCTACGTCTACTCTACCGCCAACGGCTGGCATAGCTACATCAACAGGGAGCTCTGGTCCGGCCACCCCAATCCCGATGTGACCGCGTTCGCCGAGGTCCTAAACACAGCGCTCGGCAAGATCGCAGCGATCACGGGAAAACCGAGCACGGTGTTCCGCGGCTATCACTCCGAAGATCTCAGCGCCTTCAGCGCAAGCTATGCCGAAGGACAAATCGTTCGATTTCCGGCGTTCACGAGCGCGTCGTTTTCGGAAACGTCGGCCTTCGGCGGCAACGTTTTGTTCATCATTCGGGCGCTCAGTGCCAGAGCGATTTGGTGGCTGTCGCCGAACTTCCATGAAGAGGAAGCTCTGCTTCCGACAGATTGTAGTTTTCAGGTGATCGACAAGGAGCTTCGATCCCTAAGCGCCGAAGCGAGGCTCGTGATCATTCTCCAGGAGCTGACGAGGAGGCCGTAA
- a CDS encoding cysteine synthase A, protein MIIKNDVVDAIGNTPLIRLKRASEATGCTILGKAEFMNPGQSVKDRAALFIIKDAIARGALRPGGVVVEGTAGNTGIGLALVANALGFRTVIVIPQTQSQEKKDMLRLCGAELIEVPAVPYANPNNYVKLSGRLAEQLAKTEPNGAIWANQFDNVANRQAHIDTTAPEIWQQTDGKIDGFVAAVGSGGTLAGVSIGLKQNNPKIRAVLADPMGSALYNYYKNGALKSEGSSITEGIGQGRVTANLDGAVIDDAYQIPDEEAVAIVYDLLEHEGLCLGGSSGINVAGAIRLAKDLGPGATIVTILCDYGSRYQSKLFNPDFMRSKNLPVPEWMETKSTIAVPFEKV, encoded by the coding sequence ATGATCATCAAGAACGACGTCGTCGACGCCATCGGCAACACGCCCCTGATCAGGTTGAAGCGCGCGTCGGAGGCGACCGGCTGCACGATCCTCGGCAAGGCCGAGTTCATGAATCCGGGCCAGTCGGTGAAGGACCGCGCGGCGCTGTTCATCATCAAGGACGCGATCGCCCGCGGCGCGCTGCGTCCCGGCGGCGTCGTGGTCGAAGGCACCGCGGGCAACACCGGCATCGGGCTGGCGCTGGTCGCCAACGCGCTCGGCTTCCGCACCGTGATCGTGATCCCGCAGACGCAGAGCCAGGAAAAGAAGGACATGCTGCGGCTGTGCGGCGCCGAACTGATCGAGGTGCCGGCGGTGCCCTACGCCAATCCGAACAACTACGTGAAACTGTCCGGCAGGCTCGCCGAACAATTGGCGAAGACCGAACCGAACGGCGCGATCTGGGCCAATCAGTTCGACAACGTCGCCAACCGGCAGGCGCATATCGACACCACCGCGCCGGAGATCTGGCAGCAGACCGACGGCAAGATCGACGGCTTCGTCGCCGCGGTCGGCTCCGGCGGCACGCTGGCCGGCGTCTCGATCGGGCTGAAGCAGAACAACCCGAAGATCCGCGCCGTGCTGGCCGACCCGATGGGCTCGGCGCTGTACAATTACTACAAGAACGGCGCGCTGAAATCCGAAGGCTCATCGATCACCGAAGGCATCGGCCAGGGCCGCGTCACCGCCAATCTCGACGGCGCGGTGATCGACGACGCCTACCAGATCCCCGACGAGGAAGCGGTCGCGATCGTCTACGACCTGCTCGAACACGAGGGCCTGTGCCTCGGCGGCAGTAGCGGCATCAACGTCGCCGGCGCGATCCGTCTCGCCAAGGATCTCGGCCCCGGCGCCACCATCGTCACCATCCTGTGCGACTACGGCAGCCGCTATCAGTCGAAACTGTTCAACCCGGACTTCATGCGCAGCAAGAATCTGCCGGTGCCGGAATGGATGGAGACCAAGAGCACGATCGCGGTGCCGTTCGAGAAGGTATGA